A single genomic interval of Peribacillus sp. FSL H8-0477 harbors:
- a CDS encoding metallophosphoesterase, with protein MLFFRVISTYTNMAINGSIYPDKKQQEKGWRKMVVYSLAGVLGAVVILVFIMWRQAYQNRVLQQTLYFPDFPESFGEMKIFFISDIHRRTIDDRIINFTIGKADIVIIGGDLREDGISLKQVEENISKLKKIGPLYFVWGNNDYEGDYHALDAMLLEKGVKILDNTAVSFESSEGDRLSLIGVDDMSDNRAKLTMAVEDAEQVFRILVSHNPEIRHYLKEEQSIKLVLAGHTHGGQIRIFGFGPYKAGGIEKQGDTLLLTSNGYGTSAVPFRLGAKPETHLLILKKGDSPPRYPKVHTL; from the coding sequence TTGCTCTTTTTTAGAGTTATATCTACCTATACAAATATGGCGATAAATGGTAGTATTTATCCAGATAAAAAGCAACAAGAGAAAGGTTGGCGCAAGATGGTAGTCTATAGTTTAGCGGGTGTACTGGGAGCAGTGGTAATTCTTGTTTTCATAATGTGGAGGCAGGCATACCAAAATAGGGTATTACAACAAACTTTGTATTTCCCCGATTTCCCCGAATCCTTTGGTGAAATGAAAATCTTTTTTATATCTGATATACATAGGAGAACCATTGATGATCGAATCATTAACTTTACTATTGGAAAAGCAGATATCGTGATTATTGGAGGAGATCTTCGTGAAGACGGGATATCCCTTAAACAAGTGGAAGAGAATATTAGTAAGTTAAAGAAAATTGGTCCCTTGTACTTTGTTTGGGGTAACAATGATTATGAAGGAGATTATCATGCATTAGATGCGATGCTGCTTGAGAAAGGCGTGAAAATTCTAGATAACACAGCGGTTAGTTTTGAATCCAGCGAAGGGGATCGTCTTTCATTGATAGGTGTGGATGATATGAGTGATAACCGCGCTAAACTTACGATGGCTGTGGAGGATGCTGAACAAGTATTTCGCATATTAGTCAGTCATAACCCTGAAATACGCCACTATTTAAAAGAGGAACAATCGATTAAGCTAGTTTTAGCTGGTCATACTCATGGAGGACAAATTAGAATCTTTGGGTTTGGTCCATATAAAGCAGGAGGCATCGAAAAACAAGGTGATACACTGTTGTTGACGAGTAATGGGTATGGAACAAGTGCTGTGCCGTTTAGGTTAGGTGCCAAGCCTGAAACCCATCTGCTGATTCTGAAAAAAGGGGATAGTCCACCACGATATCCCAAGGTACATACTCTTTAA
- a CDS encoding CBS domain-containing protein produces MIPKFHCHVIQHDDTIHTALEKLKKHDVDGLPVLKGNSYKGIITRYLIYKHYFESESSRETYVHETLAADIATHQESFLTGKEIFERTLIDLKDFPILAVVDEKGEFLGVVTRSDVVEQFKSAFGMLRPGIRIAFTTVETEGRIARLSEIAHQYREHIISLVTFDETDKLVRRIVMKVEKKSNTQKFIKKLEDAGFGILDIQEDE; encoded by the coding sequence CATTGTCATGTTATTCAACATGATGATACAATTCACACTGCATTAGAAAAGTTAAAAAAGCACGATGTGGACGGCCTTCCTGTTTTAAAAGGAAATAGTTATAAAGGAATCATTACTAGGTATCTTATTTATAAACACTATTTTGAATCAGAATCGTCGAGGGAAACATACGTACATGAAACCCTCGCTGCTGATATTGCTACACATCAAGAAAGTTTCTTAACAGGAAAAGAAATTTTTGAACGAACACTTATAGATCTTAAAGATTTCCCAATCTTGGCTGTGGTTGATGAAAAAGGCGAGTTTCTTGGGGTGGTGACGAGAAGCGATGTGGTCGAACAATTCAAAAGTGCTTTCGGTATGCTGAGACCAGGGATTCGGATCGCGTTCACGACGGTTGAAACAGAAGGCCGAATTGCTAGGCTGTCTGAGATTGCTCATCAGTACCGTGAGCATATCATTTCCCTCGTTACGTTCGATGAAACGGACAAGCTTGTACGCCGCATTGTTATGAAAGTTGAAAAAAAATCAAACACTCAAAAGTTCATTAAAAAATTAGAAGATGCAGGGTTCGGTATTCTTGATATTCAAGAAGATGAATAA
- a CDS encoding MerR family transcriptional regulator — MHEGKYNIKAASTILGIPSGTLRAWERRYQFIAPDRNESGHRLYSDKQIQTLKGLIEKTKQGFTISQAVALLDREGSTEAVEEESIITDNQTKDYSEKLIKALLAFEEDKAHSIINQVFSMFTVEIAVIDILGASLVKIGDMWENGEINTAHEHFASSILQARISFIMHTQPSNPMMPKAIMVCGPEEKHELGLLIFTLYLRRKGYGTIYLGPSIAENDLETVLDAVNPGYLFLSCTMPACYTKTMKMLPLIKQKYPQLKIGLGGTGFAGYEEDLFVGDTPTEWNKWLNR, encoded by the coding sequence ATGCATGAAGGTAAATATAATATTAAAGCAGCATCAACCATTCTAGGTATTCCGTCGGGTACGCTGCGCGCATGGGAGCGTCGGTATCAATTTATCGCTCCAGACAGAAATGAATCAGGGCATCGTCTATATTCAGATAAACAGATTCAAACCTTAAAAGGATTAATTGAAAAAACAAAGCAGGGCTTTACGATTAGTCAAGCAGTTGCCTTACTTGATCGTGAGGGAAGCACAGAAGCTGTAGAAGAAGAATCAATCATAACCGATAATCAGACAAAGGATTATTCTGAAAAACTGATTAAGGCTCTTCTGGCTTTTGAAGAGGATAAAGCACATAGTATAATCAATCAAGTATTCAGTATGTTTACAGTAGAAATTGCTGTTATTGATATTTTAGGCGCATCGCTCGTTAAAATAGGAGATATGTGGGAGAATGGTGAGATTAACACGGCACATGAGCACTTTGCTTCTTCCATTTTACAGGCGCGAATTAGTTTTATTATGCATACTCAGCCTTCAAATCCCATGATGCCAAAAGCTATAATGGTATGTGGTCCTGAAGAAAAACATGAATTAGGGTTACTTATATTCACGCTTTACTTGAGGAGAAAAGGCTATGGGACCATTTATTTGGGACCGAGCATCGCTGAAAATGATTTAGAAACCGTCCTTGATGCTGTCAATCCGGGCTACCTATTCCTATCGTGTACAATGCCAGCGTGCTATACAAAAACAATGAAGATGTTACCTCTTATCAAGCAAAAATATCCCCAGCTTAAAATAGGTCTGGGAGGAACAGGATTTGCTGGGTACGAAGAAGATTTGTTCGTAGGAGACACGCCGACAGAATGGAATAAGTGGTTGAATAGATAA